A part of Paenibacillus sp. 481 genomic DNA contains:
- the hepT gene encoding heptaprenyl diphosphate synthase component II: MKLLDIYAKMKKDISFIERELERTITTDHELLNETSLHLLKAGGKRIRPVFVLLAGKFGTYDLERLKCIAVPLELIHMASLVHDDVIDDAEMRRGHLTVKSKWDNRIAMYTGDYIYAKALMLVTELGSLDIHRILSKAMVEMCIGEMEQIRDFFNVEQTTRNYLLRIRRKTALLIAVSCQLGALAAGVESKHSLQLYRYGYNVGMAFQIRDDVLDLTGTEQQLGKPPGNDLRQGNITLPVLFALEEHATHDPLLQEIKRIRECNGETNVDYALQLVRQSDGIKRAEAMAARYIDKAMAALNELPDIKARKHLRDIAHFIAKRSH, translated from the coding sequence ATGAAACTGTTGGACATTTACGCGAAAATGAAAAAAGATATCTCGTTTATTGAACGCGAATTGGAGCGGACTATTACGACCGATCACGAATTGCTAAACGAGACATCACTCCATTTGCTTAAAGCAGGTGGCAAGCGAATTCGGCCTGTTTTTGTATTGCTGGCTGGCAAATTCGGTACTTATGATTTAGAACGTCTCAAATGCATTGCCGTTCCATTGGAGCTTATTCATATGGCATCGCTTGTGCACGATGATGTCATTGACGATGCTGAAATGCGTCGTGGTCACCTGACTGTGAAATCCAAATGGGATAACCGCATCGCCATGTACACAGGGGATTATATATACGCCAAAGCGTTGATGCTCGTTACAGAGCTTGGTTCCTTAGACATCCATCGTATTCTTTCGAAGGCGATGGTGGAGATGTGTATCGGCGAAATGGAACAGATTCGTGATTTCTTTAACGTGGAGCAGACGACACGCAACTATTTGCTGCGTATTCGTCGCAAGACAGCATTGCTTATCGCAGTTAGTTGTCAGTTGGGTGCTCTGGCTGCGGGAGTGGAGTCGAAGCATAGCTTGCAGTTGTATCGCTACGGTTACAATGTAGGCATGGCGTTTCAAATTCGGGACGACGTGCTTGATTTAACAGGTACGGAACAGCAGTTGGGCAAACCTCCAGGTAACGACCTACGTCAAGGCAATATTACGTTACCCGTTCTGTTTGCGCTTGAAGAACACGCAACACATGATCCGCTGTTGCAAGAAATTAAGCGTATTCGAGAATGCAATGGCGAAACAAATGTGGATTATGCGCTACAGCTTGTTCGCCAAAGCGACGGCATTAAACGTGCAGAAGCGATGGCTGCACGTTACATAGACAAGGCGATGGCTGCACTTAACGAGCTACCGGACATTAAAGCGCGCAAGCATTTGCGTGATATTGCCCATTTTATCGCCAAACGTAG
- a CDS encoding UbiX family flavin prenyltransferase → MVTQVNNKQRWVVGITGASGSIYGIRLIESLLDAGYAVHLIITDAGWRVLKEELGWEVTKRQQAIERAFGERAEHIQYHPVQDIGASIASGSFRVKGMIIMPCSMGTLSTIAHGASDNLMGRAADVMLKEGRPLIIVPRETPLHAIHLENMLKLARLGVRIVPAMPAFYHHPQTLDDIVNFLVGKVLDNVHIEHQLFTRWGDSDVQPGTEQ, encoded by the coding sequence ATGGTGACACAGGTGAATAACAAGCAACGTTGGGTTGTGGGGATTACCGGTGCTAGTGGCTCCATATACGGAATCCGGCTCATTGAGTCGCTGCTAGATGCGGGATATGCTGTCCACCTCATTATTACGGATGCTGGTTGGCGGGTATTAAAAGAAGAGCTTGGTTGGGAAGTCACAAAACGTCAGCAGGCGATTGAACGCGCTTTTGGCGAACGGGCCGAGCATATTCAGTATCATCCCGTACAAGACATTGGAGCTAGCATCGCGAGTGGTTCTTTCCGCGTAAAAGGCATGATCATTATGCCGTGTTCCATGGGGACGCTGTCCACGATTGCACACGGGGCGTCCGACAATTTGATGGGTCGAGCGGCAGATGTCATGTTGAAGGAAGGTCGTCCGCTTATTATCGTCCCGCGAGAGACGCCGCTGCATGCGATTCACTTGGAGAACATGCTGAAGCTGGCGCGTTTAGGTGTACGCATTGTCCCTGCAATGCCAGCATTTTACCATCATCCACAAACGTTGGATGATATAGTGAACTTCCTTGTTGGCAAAGTGCTGGACAATGTGCATATTGAACATCAATTGTTTACAAGATGGGGTGACTCGGATGTACAACCAGGAACAGAGCAGTAG
- a CDS encoding menaquinone biosynthesis protein, with protein sequence MYNQEQSSSEHQHHNRLSPIRIGRIDYTNVWPIFYHFRPALTKAPLELVPAVPSTLNQAMRTGEIDMGPISSFAYGESSDRYALFPNLSVSALGRVNSILLFLKKPLREALRGTIALTTTSETSVNLLKIIAQKCYEETPTYVPMAPDLDAMMEVADGALLIGDHAIRASWANKTYEVIDLGECWRQWTGHWMTFAVWAVRKEVIERHPDDIKQIVEAFEQSKLRSLADPTPLIEEAVQTIGGTHAYWHHYFSHLNYDFDRPQQQGLQLYFQYAYELGLIDHQVHLELWSENMVG encoded by the coding sequence ATGTACAACCAGGAACAGAGCAGTAGTGAGCATCAACATCATAACCGCTTATCACCAATCCGGATCGGCCGCATCGATTACACGAACGTGTGGCCTATCTTTTATCATTTTCGTCCAGCGCTAACGAAAGCTCCACTTGAGCTAGTGCCTGCTGTTCCATCAACCTTGAATCAGGCGATGCGTACTGGCGAAATTGATATGGGACCGATTTCTTCATTTGCCTATGGCGAATCCAGCGATCGCTATGCACTGTTTCCGAACTTGTCGGTAAGTGCACTCGGTCGGGTCAACTCGATATTATTGTTCTTAAAAAAACCGCTGCGCGAAGCGCTGCGTGGAACGATCGCGTTGACGACGACATCGGAAACATCCGTGAACTTGCTCAAAATTATTGCGCAAAAATGTTACGAAGAGACACCGACGTACGTGCCGATGGCGCCTGATTTGGATGCCATGATGGAAGTCGCGGACGGTGCGCTGCTGATCGGTGATCACGCTATTCGTGCTTCATGGGCGAACAAGACGTACGAAGTTATCGATCTTGGCGAATGCTGGCGTCAATGGACAGGGCACTGGATGACGTTTGCCGTGTGGGCAGTAAGGAAGGAAGTCATCGAACGTCATCCCGATGACATCAAACAAATCGTGGAAGCGTTTGAACAAAGCAAGCTGCGCAGCTTAGCTGATCCGACGCCGCTCATCGAAGAAGCGGTGCAGACGATAGGCGGCACGCATGCGTATTGGCATCATTATTTTTCACACCTGAATTATGACTTTGACCGCCCGCAACAACAAGGTTTGCAGCTTTACTTCCAATATGCGTACGAGCTTGGGCTAATAGACCATCAAGTTCATCTAGAACTGTGGTCAGAAAATATGGTTGGTTAG